The following is a genomic window from Solanum lycopersicum chromosome 6, SLM_r2.1.
CATGAACTTGAATTCTTGAAAGAAGATTGACTTGCCAGATATTACTATCTATCTGAAAGTCTGTCGAACATTCTAAGAGGAGTATCATTCAATTCTTAAGATGTTCCTCGCAGCACTTCTCCAGCAGCCAATTTCACATCAACAGTAAGATATAAAGGAAGACACTCGGAGTAGAAAGATAATGTATTTCCAGGACTTTACTTCAAACATTTTTGTTTGTCATGCTCAAAGGATCATAAAAAATGCTATACAATAAGCAGACTTGAGAAGGAATAGTTCACATTGCATGAAGTAGACAAAATgcagtattttttatttcaaagcAAACTTTCAActgaagaaaaaaagtaaaaaaattgtatgtaaCCAGGCATTTATATGTACACAGGAGGCAAcggaaaacaaaaaagaactaCTATAATCACTAGTATGCCTCAACCCCAAACTAGTTGGGATCGGCTCCATACTTCTCCACTTAGGCCGGTCTCAATCCAATagaaaaaagaacacaaaaagTATTAATATGAAGCACTCATGTGGTAGATACAAGGAGGAACAATGAAGTTGCAACAAACTTCAGATGACTAGAATAGCCAACAAGAACCTCGCATTGGTTGTAATCTACTGCATCGGTGTATCCCTTACACCATATCCATAAACAAAGTGATTACTGTACAAAAAATGAGTTTCCAACAATACTTTGATGAAACTTAGACTTGATATAAGTATGACGGCTGCTTGATTTGTTAATTTCGTTATCCACTTTCTTCACATATGCTTACCGCAATGCAACATTGTGCTTAAGTATTTCAAAAGGCTAGAACAATAACCTCCTTGGCTCCAAGCAATAAGATAAGGTAACAACAGAACAACTTTAGTGAAGGCACTTTGTACCTTCACAAATAACTAACCAGATCACAAGCAACACAAGACATACCACAACATCAATGGCAAGGATAACGCGTACATGGCGACACCACTTCTTTTGGAAGTTTTGGGTGCTTGTTATGTTCCTTACCAAACACAACTCTTTCTGTGACATAATTGGAATAACTACTGCATCTTGATCGTTCGTATCTACTAGTTCTGTCGATTTTTGGTCCTCCTCCAACTCAGCATCTCTAATAGCAATTACATGATCattccttttcttcttttcttgtcTACTTGGCTTTCCCAACAACAGGGTATTTGTTGAATCACCACCCTCAATTTTCCCAGTAGCATTGTTACATGGTGAAATAACAGGAACTAATTCTCCTTGTAAACAAATCGAATTTAGATTCGACATAGTCCAGCAAGAACCCTTTTTCCCCACTTTCCTAAATTCATCCTTTAACTGTTctaaaaaacttaaaactttatCATTACCAAGACCCTCATTTACAATAGCAAAGTAAACATACCCTTCATCTTCCATCAAAAACCCAAAAGTTTTCTTAGCCATAGTTTGAAAATACCACTTATGAAAAGGAGGAACCCTTTCCAAACACAATGCAGCCAAATTCTCAGTCTCATGATCTCCACcattatatgcatatataagtTGACCCCCTTTTGATACTGAACAATAATAAACTGAATTTTGTACAGAACCCATTTTCTAATATACTAACATCAGCCAAATTCACAGTGCAAAGTgtgaaaaagtcaaaaaaagCTCAGATTTTTTTAGAGAGATATCTTCATTCTTCAAGAACCTAAACAATCAAGATTGAGCATAACAAGTAGCCAAGACTATTAATGCTACAAAatccaaaagaaaaagatagagaaattcAAAGAAATGGAGTACACAAATGAGTGGTCAGCAAAATACTGGAGATCAAGAATGAGTACCTATTTTGTGGTGAAAGGACAAACCCCATAGCGTTTCTCAATGAATCTAAACAAGAAAAGTTCAAATCTTTGGGTAAAAAAGCAGATCGGAAAAATACAGAGAGTATCAGGTCAAACAGGAAACAGAAATGTAAGAATACATATTAATAGTATACTGTGGAAGTTAACTTGAtgacagaaaaaaaaagaagaagaagaattagcCAAGTCAAATGGACTACACTAGTAATATTTTGGGCTAGTTGATTAAATTAGTAATACTAGTTGGTAAACATTGAGGGGTAGTTAGATTGCTGCGCAAACTGCGAGTGCCGTCGATTTTAATAATATAGAGATTAGTtataaataatgatattaatagtATGATGattaattacatttattttagCAATGTATTAGATGGTTATGGAGGAATTAGACATCTTTCTATTTAATCTATAACTATTCTAGCGTTAAATGTTTGAAATTAATGATAAACTATTGATGCATTAGATTAAAAAGTactgataaaaattaaaaatgtaccAATATATTACTCCGACGTATttacacaagaaaaaaaaaaacaaaagttggAAAAACACTTTTTGATGTTTACAATTGGTATTCGTTGTCCTAATTTGAAATTGACTATATAATATACTTGTTTAAAATAGGAAGAATATACGAGTACCCTCTCAATTTatgtcaaaaattttaaagacacgcttatactatattaaaattatattacatctgaatttattttattaatattttttactccttttcggcctacgtgacactatcttgtgagcCCAAcgctgattgatttttttttcaagctagttcCACGTAGGCCGGAAAGgagtaaaaaattacttataatataAGTTCAGAGATAATAAGATCTTAATATAGTATACGTGTGTCTTTGAAATTTCGGACATAAATTaagggatacttgtgcattattcctttaaaataaaataattgtcaGTTAAGAAAATCAACATATAATTGAGTATATTGGCTTCGAAaattctaaacattataaaaaaatctaagtgaaaaataaatacGCGTACTCCAATATAGTGCTTGATTAGGGGTGGCAAATGATTGTA
Proteins encoded in this region:
- the LOC101255602 gene encoding phytolongin Phyl1.1 → MGSVQNSVYYCSVSKGGQLIYAYNGGDHETENLAALCLERVPPFHKWYFQTMAKKTFGFLMEDEGYVYFAIVNEGLGNDKVLSFLEQLKDEFRKVGKKGSCWTMSNLNSICLQGELVPVISPCNNATGKIEGGDSTNTLLLGKPSRQEKKKRNDHVIAIRDAELEEDQKSTELVDTNDQDAVVIPIMSQKELCLVRNITSTQNFQKKWCRHVRVILAIDVVVCLVLLVIWLVICEGTKCLH